One region of uncultured Methanolobus sp. genomic DNA includes:
- a CDS encoding ABC transporter substrate-binding protein, with translation MKLNERSFSFFISLLLISTVLFVPASASGEDNSEEKVFTASWGTSSTADWGFPSPLTFYPRGPGYIMTSYCFDALVWPEESGDFTGLLAESWDSSDDGLEWTFHLREGATWHDGEPFTADDVVFTMDYIKGKASISPIGSGWYNTAVIKSVEASDDHTVVITLNYAYAPFMQQVAAVIPIMPKHIWENVEDPSKYMEDEAAIGTGPFILEDYDTDQQSYKYTANKDYYLGEPIIDTLIYVKTSDVVISLKTGEVDESGLTLDQVQALDESDNMEVINGPGYWVYRLRFNIPSNTILNDTTVRQAIYYSLNCSDIESRVLHGGGIEGNPGYVPPYSSWYNPDVTQYEHDIEKANQMLDDAGYFETNSDGVRLDSEGKPLEFQLLYSSDQQSQRIAELVQTYLKEIGIDITLKPGDTKTVDGLVGAGNFDLAIYSHGTSTDPARMLNSFPTSTGWNNSEFMALAEEQMSTMDEDERKELVDKMQVLIADNVPTIPLMYRNVYSASSKDTVTGFFYTDGGVGGGVPTEYNKLIFIYGTWNGDDDDTAEDTTGNTADSIGVLGSVAILACAFVLMRHWKR, from the coding sequence ATGAAATTAAATGAAAGATCATTTTCCTTTTTTATATCCTTACTCCTGATTAGCACAGTATTATTCGTACCTGCATCTGCTTCAGGTGAAGACAACAGTGAAGAAAAAGTGTTTACTGCAAGCTGGGGCACAAGTTCAACAGCAGACTGGGGTTTTCCTTCCCCGCTGACATTCTATCCGCGTGGCCCGGGATACATCATGACAAGCTACTGTTTTGATGCACTCGTATGGCCCGAAGAATCAGGAGATTTCACGGGACTGCTTGCTGAATCATGGGATAGCTCAGACGATGGTCTGGAATGGACGTTCCACCTGAGAGAAGGAGCGACATGGCACGATGGTGAACCATTCACAGCAGATGACGTAGTATTTACAATGGATTACATCAAAGGCAAGGCATCAATAAGTCCAATAGGTTCAGGCTGGTACAATACTGCTGTAATCAAGAGCGTTGAAGCTTCTGACGACCATACTGTTGTTATCACACTGAACTACGCATATGCGCCTTTTATGCAGCAGGTTGCAGCAGTCATCCCAATAATGCCGAAACATATCTGGGAAAATGTTGAAGACCCAAGCAAATACATGGAAGATGAGGCTGCAATAGGTACTGGCCCTTTCATTCTTGAAGACTATGATACTGACCAGCAGTCTTACAAGTACACTGCTAACAAGGATTACTATCTTGGTGAACCAATTATAGATACTCTAATCTATGTCAAAACATCTGACGTTGTCATTTCCCTGAAGACCGGGGAAGTGGATGAATCAGGTCTCACTCTTGACCAGGTTCAGGCACTTGACGAATCTGACAACATGGAAGTAATAAACGGACCTGGTTACTGGGTTTATCGTCTGAGATTCAACATCCCTTCAAACACAATACTCAATGATACAACAGTTCGCCAGGCAATCTATTATTCACTGAACTGTTCTGACATTGAAAGCAGGGTACTCCACGGTGGTGGAATCGAAGGAAATCCAGGATACGTTCCTCCTTATTCAAGCTGGTACAATCCTGATGTCACACAGTATGAGCATGATATTGAAAAAGCCAATCAGATGCTTGATGATGCAGGCTACTTTGAAACTAACAGCGATGGAGTAAGATTAGATTCAGAAGGAAAACCACTTGAATTCCAGTTATTGTATTCATCTGACCAGCAGAGCCAGAGGATTGCAGAACTTGTCCAGACATACCTGAAAGAAATAGGCATCGACATAACTCTTAAACCGGGAGACACCAAAACCGTTGACGGACTGGTAGGTGCAGGCAACTTTGACCTTGCGATCTACTCACACGGTACATCCACAGACCCTGCCAGAATGCTGAACTCATTCCCGACATCAACAGGATGGAATAATTCAGAGTTCATGGCTCTTGCAGAAGAACAGATGAGCACAATGGATGAGGATGAGCGTAAGGAACTGGTTGACAAGATGCAGGTTCTTATAGCTGATAATGTACCAACGATTCCTCTCATGTACAGGAACGTTTACAGTGCAAGCAGCAAGGACACAGTAACCGGTTTCTTCTACACGGATGGTGGAGTAGGTGGCGGTGTACCAACCGAATACAACAAACTTATTTTCATTTACGGGACCTGGAATGGTGACGACGATGACACTGCTGAAGACACTACGGGAAATACAGCTGATAGCATTGGCGTACTTGGCTCAGTTGCAATCCTTGCATGTGCCTTCGTCCTGATGCGCCACTGGAAACGCTAA
- a CDS encoding ABC transporter permease, with the protein MDRKRSGHIISRGLEYAITFFLILAINFFLPRVMPGGPLLSITGSQGADLPVVIDEEMKYKLMEYYHLNDPLHIQFIHYISDALHLDLGYSIFYNVPVVDILIGRLPWTILLMGTALVFSTIFGIIIGLESAWKRGEKLDHALLVIMPFFRSIPAFFLGAIMIFVFGYKTGWFPTSGAITPYMNYAGFIDHALDIISHLALPMLCLAAFEMPGTYLLVRNVCVQQLGKPYVLMAEARGLKERTIKKHVLINSIVPVINQIAAMLGFMVAGTVFIETVFSYPGMGLLVYNSFIERDYPVLQGAFVFMSLVVLACNYAADIACSYIDGRTGQE; encoded by the coding sequence ATGGACAGGAAAAGGTCAGGGCATATAATATCCAGGGGACTGGAGTATGCCATCACTTTTTTCCTGATCCTTGCAATCAATTTTTTTCTTCCCCGGGTAATGCCTGGAGGACCATTGCTAAGTATTACAGGCAGTCAGGGTGCTGATCTTCCTGTGGTCATTGACGAGGAAATGAAGTACAAGCTGATGGAATACTATCATCTCAATGATCCGCTGCATATCCAGTTCATACATTACATCTCAGATGCATTGCATCTTGATCTTGGTTATTCCATTTTCTATAACGTACCTGTAGTTGATATTCTGATAGGAAGACTTCCGTGGACCATACTTCTCATGGGCACTGCTCTTGTATTTTCAACTATCTTTGGAATAATCATTGGTCTTGAATCTGCCTGGAAACGCGGGGAAAAACTGGACCATGCGCTACTTGTGATAATGCCTTTCTTCAGGTCGATACCTGCATTTTTCCTTGGAGCCATCATGATATTTGTTTTCGGATACAAAACCGGATGGTTCCCGACTTCAGGTGCGATAACCCCGTATATGAATTATGCAGGATTCATAGATCATGCACTGGATATCATTTCACATCTCGCACTTCCTATGCTCTGTCTTGCAGCCTTTGAAATGCCGGGTACTTATCTGCTTGTAAGGAACGTATGTGTCCAGCAACTCGGAAAACCGTATGTTCTCATGGCAGAAGCCAGGGGACTTAAAGAAAGGACAATAAAAAAACACGTGCTTATCAACTCAATTGTGCCTGTGATAAACCAGATAGCAGCGATGCTTGGTTTTATGGTGGCAGGTACGGTGTTCATTGAAACCGTATTCTCATATCCGGGAATGGGATTGCTGGTCTATAATTCTTTTATTGAACGTGACTATCCGGTACTGCAGGGAGCTTTCGTATTCATGTCACTGGTGGTACTGGCATGTAACTATGCAGCTGACATTGCATGTTCCTATATTGACGGAAGAACGGGGCAGGAGTGA
- a CDS encoding FmdE family protein, translating to MSSDCSIENTTRDIASFEDAAKFHGHICPGLTIGYIAAKAGIEKLETQRDIDEELVTIVENDACGVDAVQVLTGCTIGKGNLIYKDHAKQVFTFICRESKKAVRVALKSSFNIDNIDPKVSELRPKVISGTATEEEEKEFSERMNGISVTMRNTPVEEMFEVKFVDAEIPGKARIFNSLQCSRCGEMMAESRARVQNGEYICIPCYEEYNRGW from the coding sequence ATGTCATCAGATTGTTCTATCGAAAACACAACAAGAGATATCGCTTCTTTTGAAGATGCTGCAAAATTCCACGGACACATCTGTCCCGGTCTGACTATTGGTTACATCGCAGCAAAAGCAGGTATTGAAAAGCTGGAAACACAAAGGGATATTGACGAGGAACTTGTCACCATTGTGGAAAACGATGCCTGTGGAGTTGATGCAGTACAGGTACTTACAGGCTGCACAATAGGCAAAGGAAATCTCATTTACAAGGACCATGCAAAACAGGTATTCACATTCATCTGTCGTGAGAGTAAAAAGGCTGTAAGAGTCGCCCTGAAATCAAGCTTTAATATTGATAACATTGATCCGAAGGTAAGTGAACTCCGCCCTAAAGTAATCTCAGGCACTGCAACTGAGGAGGAAGAGAAAGAATTCAGTGAAAGGATGAATGGCATTTCAGTTACAATGAGGAACACCCCTGTTGAAGAGATGTTCGAAGTCAAATTTGTTGACGCTGAAATTCCTGGTAAAGCCAGAATATTCAATTCTCTCCAATGTTCCAGGTGCGGAGAAATGATGGCAGAATCCAGGGCAAGAGTCCAGAATGGTGAATATATCTGCATCCCATGCTATGAGGAATATAACAGAGGATGGTAA
- a CDS encoding flavin reductase family protein, protein MELKPFKRESVMPLPVAFISTKSKDGIRNIAPYGCVMPVLRPLDLICVATAKKRDTLDNIRETGEFVINLASADFADKVIPTAKFIPADQDEFEFAGLEEKSSKNISAPGIEGCYAWMECELFKLYEESSYILIMGKVVHLEVADEVYGEDGLCNVGKARPLMMMGADNGMHFCTVEEIGKFEPFGAMFPKGNDPLAKMYKENHSA, encoded by the coding sequence ATGGAATTAAAACCATTCAAAAGAGAATCAGTAATGCCTCTTCCGGTTGCTTTCATATCCACAAAAAGCAAAGATGGGATCAGGAACATTGCTCCGTATGGCTGTGTAATGCCGGTGCTCAGGCCACTTGACCTTATATGTGTTGCAACAGCAAAAAAAAGAGATACGCTTGACAATATCAGGGAAACAGGAGAATTTGTTATCAACCTTGCCAGCGCAGACTTTGCAGATAAGGTCATCCCAACTGCAAAATTCATTCCTGCAGACCAGGATGAATTTGAATTTGCAGGTCTTGAGGAAAAAAGTTCGAAGAATATCAGTGCTCCCGGAATAGAGGGATGTTACGCCTGGATGGAATGTGAACTTTTTAAGTTATATGAAGAATCCAGCTACATACTGATCATGGGTAAAGTTGTCCATCTGGAAGTTGCGGATGAAGTATATGGTGAAGACGGATTATGCAATGTAGGCAAAGCCCGGCCTTTAATGATGATGGGAGCCGACAATGGTATGCATTTCTGTACCGTTGAAGAAATAGGGAAGTTTGAACCTTTTGGTGCAATGTTCCCTAAAGGAAATGATCCGCTTGCCAAAATGTATAAGGAAAATCATTCTGCTTAA